From the genome of Plasmodium relictum strain SGS1 genome assembly, chromosome: 3:
TTTATAGCGgaaattgttttattattccACATGTGAAAATGCAACATTATGCTGTCATTTGCacttttaaatatagaaTTATAGTAAGTTAATGTggcataatatatatttttatatggcCCTTCAATGTATATCTCTTTAAACTTCGATGGGTTATTAAaatcttcatttttctttaaaggcttaaaatataaaagtaaagccttttttttttgtattatttcaTACAAGAAAAAGTAAAAGGTGCTAATAATGTAAtcaaaaagaatataatatCTTGGAATTCCACTGTAATGCATTATACTTACTCCTTCACCTCGTTTACTTAATTCATGAATCTTAGATGAAAATACAttattacttatttttattatttctttttcaactTCTATATAACGATCCATATATTTTTGTGGCAAAAATTGAGACATTGAatcaatttcatttttattttcataaaatataagaaCCAATGCAACGAAACGAGTAAACAagttttcataaatttttttttcttttttaatattgagATCCTCTATAATATCTGAACTTCTTACTATTTCTGGCTTAGTTTCTAGAacattatctttattttcacataaaaattcatcatttttattttcttttttaaaaaggcTTCTTACTTTgcttaatgaaaaaaaatttttacttgttttttctctctttttttcttttgcttCTTGATTTTCCTCTTTATGATATGATGCTGtgcttattatttttttttttgctccTTGTTTTATCCAATCTTCTTCTGTTTTAGATGCATCttgtattaataattttggTAATTCAGAACTCAATTCACAAACATTGCAAGCAGATGAAGGTGTCAATGTACGATGCTTTTTATTCTCTTCTGGAGCatctaataaattttttgggGATATTATAAGAGGAATTTCTTCCTCAATACTCGAAATATAATGTGCACATGCACTTTGTTCATTACCTTCATATAATTCACAAAAAGATCTTGTTTCACTTTTGCAATCTGAATCATCTACATCATTTGTCAAATTTCTCATGTCTAATTTTTGCATAGGTAATTGTGGATCAATATAAAATTCTTCGCCAATATCAGCATCTTCTAAGGGCTTGTATTCTGCAAGAATTCTCAAAGAACTACGaagtttataaaaaaaaaaaatatattaataattagaatgcgaaataataaatagaaCTAAACAGTTTTTGAGAATGAACAgctataataaataattcatagaaaaaaaaaaattttaattcagCAAAAAATGcaaattgaaaaatatatcttttctattttataatatgcAGCAATAAAACATGtaccattatatatatacgtatatattctttttattattacttattAAGTATAGTATcagatttatattttaaatataactctttaaaaaatttaataatgcAGAATGAATAGAaccaaaaaaatttaaggtATATTTTTCTGGAAATCATTCTAAAACTCAAATATAAAACTGTTCCTTATATAActttataaatgaaaaattatataaaaaaaaaaaaaaaaatgaaatatgcCTTATAtgaattgtttttatttgataactaataaaatataaaatcaaCTATCTTAAAATggatatatattataattaattggTAATCTATATATAGACCAAATTTTCaatcttatatttttttttcaatccTATATTATGTATAAGTGTATTATGTAAAGCGGTGTTATtctatttacatttttatcatatcTTAAATTCAAACGAAAATTAACAATAAAGACACATAacttgaaatatataaaaataaaaattcctatattctataaatatttataataaaaaaaaaaaaatattgttttttataagaaatataattttgttagtattataatatatgatgatatattaaaaagtattatatatataattataaattttcttaaagAAGAGTATACAACATaactattaataaaaaaaaaaaaaaaaacattatcgtgagaaaatatacaaaattagtatattatcaatatacttgtaattttaaaaaatattatataaataaaataataaatataaaaccATTATttgcaaaaatatatatatttatcaatttaaaaaaaagataaaggaTTTACTGTGTGTTAGTATAGATTagttataaaagaaaatttctGATTATCTTTTGAACAAGAATGTTTCTTATCACTTATGATGAAGAATGAATCTTGGTTGTTTAttgttataataaatattaaattaaaggaaaagtttataaataatataatatagaaaattaattaattaaaaaaaataataaaactaaatatatttaaaaaaactattataaataataataataataaaagaataaagtataattcaaataataaaaaagataataagaTCAGTCATAAATAGCAATGATTAAAAGCATATGTATTATTTTGAGGATACATTTATCAATGAATTACGCATAGGTAtttcataattataaataataataagaaaatcaaatattaataataataagaaaacatttttaaatcaaatgaaaaaaaaaaaactaattaaaattgtaaaaataaattaaatcaatttgaaataataaaaattcataacATTTTTTGTGAAAATTAATCTATTATAGGAAAATATgtctaaatatataattaaaaataataatatataaagcaTATTATTCGTATTTAAATATCCATGTATTATTccttaataatttaaagttgtaattattaaaaaaaaaaaaaaaagaatattattataaaaaattacagaTAAAGAATGAAAAGCTTAGAGAGTTTaactattattaatattaaattgttGCTTTTATGTGGTTGCCAGTAATGGAATcaactaaaaaaatacaaacaaTACgatcaaatataaaaaaatatgtcaATACAAATGAGGGCAAAGTCCCGAAAAATTAGGAATGCAAGAAAAATATTCcattatgataaaaatcaAAAGTGAATTGTAAAATagtttaaaataaaagtctcttattaatatatcatataaatggttcaaaaaataaaaagatactAATTTTTAGTAATGTATTTAGTGGCTtcgaattatatataatagaaaataatgtgactaaagaaaattttcttcattcATTTTTGTAGTAAGTACATTTATGTGGTTTATTAGcatatatacaaataatgtatcaaaaaaattatattaaaagaaaataaaaaactttaaaaaaaaatttaaaataatatataacaaatttaaaatatagaaCTTTGGCAAATGGATTTTTTTGCATTTGGTGGTGTAATTCTTATAATtgttcaaaataaaatactattattatttaaaagtgtaaatttaataataataaaataatatatatgtatatatatataaatataatacaacaacaaaaaaaaaaaaagcttcTCGGAGTACTTATTTGGCTGTATGCTTTAGAAACTTATTgtcataattattaaaaaattataaatgaaaatactgTAGAAAATGttgtaaataataaagcGAAAAAGGTAGCCTCAtgtatacataaaaataaaaagatgtaaatattaataaaaaaaggaaaaaattataaactatatataaaaaaaaagagatgaattaaaaatagatatatttATGGCCATTTATTAGCAGTATGCTCTAGTGGCTTACAATCACAAGAAAAAAATCttaatattcaaaaaaataaaaataaaaaaacaaaaaaaaattttaatttctttaagcacttaatttttttacattttaccACTTAATTTAAAGTTCtacaaaaaaaacaaaaattacaataaataatgcaaaaagaaaattagtTGTTACtaccaaaaaataaaaaaatattatataataatgaaagaATCCTCATTGAAAATTtctcaaaaagaaaaaaaaaaaaaaatttttaaattttatttgaggatttcatttaatacttttataattttttgttagtATTTCACAAAATGTAGTTcagaatataaaaa
Proteins encoded in this window:
- the EVP1 gene encoding erythrocyte vesicle protein 1, putative, whose protein sequence is MISRKIYLKFFWFYSFCIIKFFKELYLKYKSDTILNNSLRILAEYKPLEDADIGEEFYIDPQLPMQKLDMRNLTNDVDDSDCKSETRSFCELYEGNEQSACAHYISSIEEEIPLIISPKNLLDAPEENKKHRTLTPSSACNVCELSSELPKLLIQDASKTEEDWIKQGAKKKIISTASYHKEENQEAKEKKREKTSKNFFSLSKVRSLFKKENKNDEFLCENKDNVLETKPEIVRSSDIIEDLNIKKEKKIYENLFTRFVALVLIFYENKNEIDSMSQFLPQKYMDRYIEVEKEIIKISNNVFSSKIHELSKRGEGVSIMHYSGIPRYYILFDYIISTFYFFLYEIIQKKKALLLYFKPLKKNEDFNNPSKFKEIYIEGPYKNIYYATLTYYNSIFKSANDSIMLHFHMWNNKTISAIKKRDPKWVESEKENLSLYLKGVKDNLKYINEDFTSYIKLLFNQARENELFCDSGLFSYSIFFNYYLSAISTTLEILDIHIQSSSSKDFKRDLSQVKSYFQDHMNDVQEHIYMNFSKNYKTLISKELIECFMYDDRYRQRISNSYKDKHEKFISLLPYLTYYLNVIIAEATLLIYLQNIYYFFDDLSLKNIRFSDASEFTKFLERHGEVSAQVFSAFEDTGKKYNFDN